From a region of the Arachis ipaensis cultivar K30076 chromosome B09, Araip1.1, whole genome shotgun sequence genome:
- the LOC107617727 gene encoding F-box/LRR-repeat protein 14 isoform X8 produces the protein MGGACSRKPERDSEDSPCRGLSRRFCKSGSLKWWTSSFAYPSVDFHLRKGDCPSLLELCIKKINEQFLFQQDIDRYNSFSMLPRDISQQIFNKLVCSQRLTSVSLEAFRDCALQDLDLGEYAGVNDSWMDVISSQGSSLLSVDLSGSDVTDFGLSYLKYCENLLSLNLNYCDQISDHGLECISGLSNLTSLSLRRNDSISAQGMSILSGLVNLVKLDLERCPGIHGGLVHIQGLTKLQSLNIKWCNCITDSDMKPLSGLQKLSLLNLEGCLVTAACLDSLADLPLLSNLNLNRCNITDDGCEKFSRLENLKVLNLGFNDITDACLAHLKVLTKLESLNLDSCRIGDEGLINLAGHRQLKCLVLSDTEVGDTGLHHLSGLSGLEKINLSFTVVSDSGLRKLCGLTSLKSLNLDAHQITDAGLAALTSLTGLTDLDLFGARITDYGTNYLRKFKNLRSLEICGGGLTDAGVKNIRALSCLMCLNLSQNCNLTDKSLESISGLTRLISLNVSNSRITNSGLQHLRTLKNLRSLTLESCKVTAYDIKKLRSTHLPNLVSFRPE, from the exons ATGGGGGGAGCGTGTTCTAGGAAGCCCGAGCGGGATTCTGAAGATAGTCCATGTAGAGGACTTTCACGAAGATTTTGCAAAAGTGGGAGTTTGAAATGGTGGACATCCTCGTTCGCTTATCCTTCTGTAGATTTCCATTTACGGAAAGGAGATTGTCCATCGCTGTTGGAGTTGTGCATCAAGAAAATAAATGAG caatttttatTTCAACAGGATATTGACAGATATAATTCATTTTCTATGCTGCCTCGGGATATAAGTCagcaaatttttaataaattggtTTGTTCCCAACGCCTAACCAGCGTTTCCCTTGAAGCTTTTCGAGATTGTGCGCTTCAG GACCTTGACTTGGGTGAATATGCCGGTGTTAATGATTCTTGGATGGATGTCATCTCATCACAGGGTTCATCATTACTTTCCGTGGATCTTTCTGGGTCTGATGTCactgattttgggctgagttacCTAAAATATTGTGAAAATCTCCTTTCCTTAAATCTAAATTACTGTGATCAAATCTCGGATCATGGACTGGAGTGCATCAGTG GTCTGTCAAACTTGACAAGTTTGAGCCTCAGAAGAAATGATTCAATATCTGCTCAAGGAATGAGTATCTTGTCTGGTCTTGTTAATTTAGTCAAGTTGGACTTGGAGAGATGTCCTGGGATTCATGGAGGCCTGGTTCACATTCAAG GTTTAACCAAGTTGCAATCACTCAATATTAAATGGTGCAATTGCATAACCGATTCTGATATGAAGCCTCTATCAG GATTGCAAAAGCTTTCCTTACTAAACTTGGAAGGGTGCCTTGTAACAGCTGCATGCTTGGATTCTCTTGCAG ATCTTCCTCTCTTGTCAAACTTGAATCTTAATAGATGCAATATTACCGACGACGGCTGTGAAAAGTTTTCAC GGCTGGAAAATTTGAAAGTACTCAACTTGGGATTTAATGATATTACTGATGCATGTTTAGCACACTTGAAAG TATTGACAAAGTTGGAGAGCTTGAACCTTGATTCATGTAGGATTGGTGATGAAGGGTTGATCAACTTGGCAG GCCATAGGCAACTGAAGTGCTTGGTATTGTCTGATACAGAAGTTGGAGATACTGGGTTACACCATTTGTCAG GATTGTCTGGCCTGGAGAAAATAAATCTGTCATTCACTGTGGTTAGTGATAGTGGTTTAAGGAAACTGTGTGGACTCACATCTCTTAAGTCACTTAATTTGGATGCTCACCAAATTACTGATGCTGGACTGGCAGCCCTTACAA GTTTGACTGGGCTTACTGACCTTGATTTATTCGGTGCCCGAATCACAGATTATGGAACAAATTATCTGAGAA AATTTAAGAACCTGAGGTCCTTGGAGATATGTGGTGGAGGATTGACTGATGCCGGTGTGAAAAATATTAGAGCGCTTTCTTGTCTTATGTGCCTAAACTTATCACAAAACTGCAACCTTACGGACAAAAGCCTGGAGTCAATTTCAG GGCTTACTCGATTAATCTCTTTGAATGTTTCAAATTCTCGCATCACCAACTCTGGTCTGCAGCATTTGAGAACACTGAAGAACTTGAGGTCTCTGACATTGGAATCCTGCAAGGTGACAGCATATGACATAAAGAAACTAAGATCAACACACCTCCCGAATCTGGTCAGCTTCCGGCCAGAATAG
- the LOC107617727 gene encoding F-box/LRR-repeat protein 14 isoform X12: MGGACSRKPERDSEDSPCRGLSRRFCKSGSLKWWTSSFAYPSVDFHLRKGDCPSLLELCIKKINEQFLFQQDIDRYNSFSMLPRDISQQIFNKLVCSQRLTSVSLEAFRDCALQDLDLGEYAGVNDSWMDVISSQGSSLLSVDLSGSDVTDFGLSYLKYCENLLSLNLNYCDQISDHGLECISGLSNLTSLSLRRNDSISAQGMSILSGLVNLVKLDLERCPGIHGGLVHIQGLTKLQSLNIKWCNCITDSDMKPLSELVCLESLEISCSKVTNFGISFLKGLQKLSLLNLEGCLVTAACLDSLADLPLLSNLNLNRCNITDDGCEKFSRLENLKVLNLGFNDITDACLAHLKVLTKLESLNLDSCRIGDEGLINLAEFKNLRSLEICGGGLTDAGVKNIRALSCLMCLNLSQNCNLTDKSLESISGLTRLISLNVSNSRITNSGLQHLRTLKNLRSLTLESCKVTAYDIKKLRSTHLPNLVSFRPE; encoded by the exons ATGGGGGGAGCGTGTTCTAGGAAGCCCGAGCGGGATTCTGAAGATAGTCCATGTAGAGGACTTTCACGAAGATTTTGCAAAAGTGGGAGTTTGAAATGGTGGACATCCTCGTTCGCTTATCCTTCTGTAGATTTCCATTTACGGAAAGGAGATTGTCCATCGCTGTTGGAGTTGTGCATCAAGAAAATAAATGAG caatttttatTTCAACAGGATATTGACAGATATAATTCATTTTCTATGCTGCCTCGGGATATAAGTCagcaaatttttaataaattggtTTGTTCCCAACGCCTAACCAGCGTTTCCCTTGAAGCTTTTCGAGATTGTGCGCTTCAG GACCTTGACTTGGGTGAATATGCCGGTGTTAATGATTCTTGGATGGATGTCATCTCATCACAGGGTTCATCATTACTTTCCGTGGATCTTTCTGGGTCTGATGTCactgattttgggctgagttacCTAAAATATTGTGAAAATCTCCTTTCCTTAAATCTAAATTACTGTGATCAAATCTCGGATCATGGACTGGAGTGCATCAGTG GTCTGTCAAACTTGACAAGTTTGAGCCTCAGAAGAAATGATTCAATATCTGCTCAAGGAATGAGTATCTTGTCTGGTCTTGTTAATTTAGTCAAGTTGGACTTGGAGAGATGTCCTGGGATTCATGGAGGCCTGGTTCACATTCAAG GTTTAACCAAGTTGCAATCACTCAATATTAAATGGTGCAATTGCATAACCGATTCTGATATGAAGCCTCTATCAG AGTTGGTGTGTTTGGAGAGTCTTGAGATTTCTTGCAGTAAAGTCACTAATTTTGGCATCAGCTTTCTAAAAG GATTGCAAAAGCTTTCCTTACTAAACTTGGAAGGGTGCCTTGTAACAGCTGCATGCTTGGATTCTCTTGCAG ATCTTCCTCTCTTGTCAAACTTGAATCTTAATAGATGCAATATTACCGACGACGGCTGTGAAAAGTTTTCAC GGCTGGAAAATTTGAAAGTACTCAACTTGGGATTTAATGATATTACTGATGCATGTTTAGCACACTTGAAAG TATTGACAAAGTTGGAGAGCTTGAACCTTGATTCATGTAGGATTGGTGATGAAGGGTTGATCAACTTGGCAG AATTTAAGAACCTGAGGTCCTTGGAGATATGTGGTGGAGGATTGACTGATGCCGGTGTGAAAAATATTAGAGCGCTTTCTTGTCTTATGTGCCTAAACTTATCACAAAACTGCAACCTTACGGACAAAAGCCTGGAGTCAATTTCAG GGCTTACTCGATTAATCTCTTTGAATGTTTCAAATTCTCGCATCACCAACTCTGGTCTGCAGCATTTGAGAACACTGAAGAACTTGAGGTCTCTGACATTGGAATCCTGCAAGGTGACAGCATATGACATAAAGAAACTAAGATCAACACACCTCCCGAATCTGGTCAGCTTCCGGCCAGAATAG
- the LOC107617727 gene encoding F-box/LRR-repeat protein 14 isoform X10, whose translation MGGACSRKPERDSEDSPCRGLSRRFCKSGSLKWWTSSFAYPSVDFHLRKGDCPSLLELCIKKINEQFLFQQDIDRYNSFSMLPRDISQQIFNKLVCSQRLTSVSLEAFRDCALQDLDLGEYAGVNDSWMDVISSQGSSLLSVDLSGSDVTDFGLSYLKYCENLLSLNLNYCDQISDHGLECISGLSNLTSLSLRRNDSISAQGMSILSGLVNLVKLDLERCPGIHGGLVHIQGLTKLQSLNIKWCNCITDSDMKPLSELVCLESLEISCSKVTNFGISFLKGLQKLSLLNLEGCLVTAACLDSLADLPLLSNLNLNRCNITDDGCEKFSRLENLKVLNLGFNDITDACLAHLKVLTKLESLNLDSCRIGDEGLINLAGHRQLKCLVLSDTEVGDTGLHHLSEFKNLRSLEICGGGLTDAGVKNIRALSCLMCLNLSQNCNLTDKSLESISGLTRLISLNVSNSRITNSGLQHLRTLKNLRSLTLESCKVTAYDIKKLRSTHLPNLVSFRPE comes from the exons ATGGGGGGAGCGTGTTCTAGGAAGCCCGAGCGGGATTCTGAAGATAGTCCATGTAGAGGACTTTCACGAAGATTTTGCAAAAGTGGGAGTTTGAAATGGTGGACATCCTCGTTCGCTTATCCTTCTGTAGATTTCCATTTACGGAAAGGAGATTGTCCATCGCTGTTGGAGTTGTGCATCAAGAAAATAAATGAG caatttttatTTCAACAGGATATTGACAGATATAATTCATTTTCTATGCTGCCTCGGGATATAAGTCagcaaatttttaataaattggtTTGTTCCCAACGCCTAACCAGCGTTTCCCTTGAAGCTTTTCGAGATTGTGCGCTTCAG GACCTTGACTTGGGTGAATATGCCGGTGTTAATGATTCTTGGATGGATGTCATCTCATCACAGGGTTCATCATTACTTTCCGTGGATCTTTCTGGGTCTGATGTCactgattttgggctgagttacCTAAAATATTGTGAAAATCTCCTTTCCTTAAATCTAAATTACTGTGATCAAATCTCGGATCATGGACTGGAGTGCATCAGTG GTCTGTCAAACTTGACAAGTTTGAGCCTCAGAAGAAATGATTCAATATCTGCTCAAGGAATGAGTATCTTGTCTGGTCTTGTTAATTTAGTCAAGTTGGACTTGGAGAGATGTCCTGGGATTCATGGAGGCCTGGTTCACATTCAAG GTTTAACCAAGTTGCAATCACTCAATATTAAATGGTGCAATTGCATAACCGATTCTGATATGAAGCCTCTATCAG AGTTGGTGTGTTTGGAGAGTCTTGAGATTTCTTGCAGTAAAGTCACTAATTTTGGCATCAGCTTTCTAAAAG GATTGCAAAAGCTTTCCTTACTAAACTTGGAAGGGTGCCTTGTAACAGCTGCATGCTTGGATTCTCTTGCAG ATCTTCCTCTCTTGTCAAACTTGAATCTTAATAGATGCAATATTACCGACGACGGCTGTGAAAAGTTTTCAC GGCTGGAAAATTTGAAAGTACTCAACTTGGGATTTAATGATATTACTGATGCATGTTTAGCACACTTGAAAG TATTGACAAAGTTGGAGAGCTTGAACCTTGATTCATGTAGGATTGGTGATGAAGGGTTGATCAACTTGGCAG GCCATAGGCAACTGAAGTGCTTGGTATTGTCTGATACAGAAGTTGGAGATACTGGGTTACACCATTTGTCAG AATTTAAGAACCTGAGGTCCTTGGAGATATGTGGTGGAGGATTGACTGATGCCGGTGTGAAAAATATTAGAGCGCTTTCTTGTCTTATGTGCCTAAACTTATCACAAAACTGCAACCTTACGGACAAAAGCCTGGAGTCAATTTCAG GGCTTACTCGATTAATCTCTTTGAATGTTTCAAATTCTCGCATCACCAACTCTGGTCTGCAGCATTTGAGAACACTGAAGAACTTGAGGTCTCTGACATTGGAATCCTGCAAGGTGACAGCATATGACATAAAGAAACTAAGATCAACACACCTCCCGAATCTGGTCAGCTTCCGGCCAGAATAG
- the LOC107617727 gene encoding F-box/LRR-repeat protein 14 isoform X5, producing MGGACSRKPERDSEDSPCRGLSRRFCKSGSLKWWTSSFAYPSVDFHLRKGDCPSLLELCIKKINEDIDRYNSFSMLPRDISQQIFNKLVCSQRLTSVSLEAFRDCALQDLDLGEYAGVNDSWMDVISSQGSSLLSVDLSGSDVTDFGLSYLKYCENLLSLNLNYCDQISDHGLECISGLSNLTSLSLRRNDSISAQGMSILSGLVNLVKLDLERCPGIHGGLVHIQGLTKLQSLNIKWCNCITDSDMKPLSELVCLESLEISCSKVTNFGISFLKGLQKLSLLNLEGCLVTAACLDSLADLPLLSNLNLNRCNITDDGCEKFSRLENLKVLNLGFNDITDACLAHLKVLTKLESLNLDSCRIGDEGLINLAGHRQLKCLVLSDTEVGDTGLHHLSGLSGLEKINLSFTVVSDSGLRKLCGLTSLKSLNLDAHQITDAGLAALTSLTGLTDLDLFGARITDYGTNYLRKFKNLRSLEICGGGLTDAGVKNIRALSCLMCLNLSQNCNLTDKSLESISGLTRLISLNVSNSRITNSGLQHLRTLKNLRSLTLESCKVTAYDIKKLRSTHLPNLVSFRPE from the exons ATGGGGGGAGCGTGTTCTAGGAAGCCCGAGCGGGATTCTGAAGATAGTCCATGTAGAGGACTTTCACGAAGATTTTGCAAAAGTGGGAGTTTGAAATGGTGGACATCCTCGTTCGCTTATCCTTCTGTAGATTTCCATTTACGGAAAGGAGATTGTCCATCGCTGTTGGAGTTGTGCATCAAGAAAATAAATGAG GATATTGACAGATATAATTCATTTTCTATGCTGCCTCGGGATATAAGTCagcaaatttttaataaattggtTTGTTCCCAACGCCTAACCAGCGTTTCCCTTGAAGCTTTTCGAGATTGTGCGCTTCAG GACCTTGACTTGGGTGAATATGCCGGTGTTAATGATTCTTGGATGGATGTCATCTCATCACAGGGTTCATCATTACTTTCCGTGGATCTTTCTGGGTCTGATGTCactgattttgggctgagttacCTAAAATATTGTGAAAATCTCCTTTCCTTAAATCTAAATTACTGTGATCAAATCTCGGATCATGGACTGGAGTGCATCAGTG GTCTGTCAAACTTGACAAGTTTGAGCCTCAGAAGAAATGATTCAATATCTGCTCAAGGAATGAGTATCTTGTCTGGTCTTGTTAATTTAGTCAAGTTGGACTTGGAGAGATGTCCTGGGATTCATGGAGGCCTGGTTCACATTCAAG GTTTAACCAAGTTGCAATCACTCAATATTAAATGGTGCAATTGCATAACCGATTCTGATATGAAGCCTCTATCAG AGTTGGTGTGTTTGGAGAGTCTTGAGATTTCTTGCAGTAAAGTCACTAATTTTGGCATCAGCTTTCTAAAAG GATTGCAAAAGCTTTCCTTACTAAACTTGGAAGGGTGCCTTGTAACAGCTGCATGCTTGGATTCTCTTGCAG ATCTTCCTCTCTTGTCAAACTTGAATCTTAATAGATGCAATATTACCGACGACGGCTGTGAAAAGTTTTCAC GGCTGGAAAATTTGAAAGTACTCAACTTGGGATTTAATGATATTACTGATGCATGTTTAGCACACTTGAAAG TATTGACAAAGTTGGAGAGCTTGAACCTTGATTCATGTAGGATTGGTGATGAAGGGTTGATCAACTTGGCAG GCCATAGGCAACTGAAGTGCTTGGTATTGTCTGATACAGAAGTTGGAGATACTGGGTTACACCATTTGTCAG GATTGTCTGGCCTGGAGAAAATAAATCTGTCATTCACTGTGGTTAGTGATAGTGGTTTAAGGAAACTGTGTGGACTCACATCTCTTAAGTCACTTAATTTGGATGCTCACCAAATTACTGATGCTGGACTGGCAGCCCTTACAA GTTTGACTGGGCTTACTGACCTTGATTTATTCGGTGCCCGAATCACAGATTATGGAACAAATTATCTGAGAA AATTTAAGAACCTGAGGTCCTTGGAGATATGTGGTGGAGGATTGACTGATGCCGGTGTGAAAAATATTAGAGCGCTTTCTTGTCTTATGTGCCTAAACTTATCACAAAACTGCAACCTTACGGACAAAAGCCTGGAGTCAATTTCAG GGCTTACTCGATTAATCTCTTTGAATGTTTCAAATTCTCGCATCACCAACTCTGGTCTGCAGCATTTGAGAACACTGAAGAACTTGAGGTCTCTGACATTGGAATCCTGCAAGGTGACAGCATATGACATAAAGAAACTAAGATCAACACACCTCCCGAATCTGGTCAGCTTCCGGCCAGAATAG
- the LOC107617727 gene encoding F-box/LRR-repeat protein 14 isoform X4 has protein sequence MGGACSRKPERDSEDSPCRGLSRRFCKSGSLKWWTSSFAYPSVDFHLRKGDCPSLLELCIKKINEDIDRYNSFSMLPRDISQQIFNKLVCSQRLTSVSLEAFRDCALQDLDLGEYAGVNDSWMDVISSQGSSLLSVDLSGSDVTDFGLSYLKYCENLLSLNLNYCDQISDHGLECISGLSNLTSLSLRRNDSISAQGMSILSGLVNLVKLDLERCPGIHGGLVHIQGLTKLQSLNIKWCNCITDSDMKPLSELVCLESLEISCSKVTNFGISFLKGLQKLSLLNLEGCLVTAACLDSLADLPLLSNLNLNRCNITDDGCEKFSRLENLKVLNLGFNDITDACLAHLKAVLTKLESLNLDSCRIGDEGLINLAGHRQLKCLVLSDTEVGDTGLHHLSGLSGLEKINLSFTVVSDSGLRKLCGLTSLKSLNLDAHQITDAGLAALTSLTGLTDLDLFGARITDYGTNYLRKFKNLRSLEICGGGLTDAGVKNIRALSCLMCLNLSQNCNLTDKSLESISGLTRLISLNVSNSRITNSGLQHLRTLKNLRSLTLESCKVTAYDIKKLRSTHLPNLVSFRPE, from the exons ATGGGGGGAGCGTGTTCTAGGAAGCCCGAGCGGGATTCTGAAGATAGTCCATGTAGAGGACTTTCACGAAGATTTTGCAAAAGTGGGAGTTTGAAATGGTGGACATCCTCGTTCGCTTATCCTTCTGTAGATTTCCATTTACGGAAAGGAGATTGTCCATCGCTGTTGGAGTTGTGCATCAAGAAAATAAATGAG GATATTGACAGATATAATTCATTTTCTATGCTGCCTCGGGATATAAGTCagcaaatttttaataaattggtTTGTTCCCAACGCCTAACCAGCGTTTCCCTTGAAGCTTTTCGAGATTGTGCGCTTCAG GACCTTGACTTGGGTGAATATGCCGGTGTTAATGATTCTTGGATGGATGTCATCTCATCACAGGGTTCATCATTACTTTCCGTGGATCTTTCTGGGTCTGATGTCactgattttgggctgagttacCTAAAATATTGTGAAAATCTCCTTTCCTTAAATCTAAATTACTGTGATCAAATCTCGGATCATGGACTGGAGTGCATCAGTG GTCTGTCAAACTTGACAAGTTTGAGCCTCAGAAGAAATGATTCAATATCTGCTCAAGGAATGAGTATCTTGTCTGGTCTTGTTAATTTAGTCAAGTTGGACTTGGAGAGATGTCCTGGGATTCATGGAGGCCTGGTTCACATTCAAG GTTTAACCAAGTTGCAATCACTCAATATTAAATGGTGCAATTGCATAACCGATTCTGATATGAAGCCTCTATCAG AGTTGGTGTGTTTGGAGAGTCTTGAGATTTCTTGCAGTAAAGTCACTAATTTTGGCATCAGCTTTCTAAAAG GATTGCAAAAGCTTTCCTTACTAAACTTGGAAGGGTGCCTTGTAACAGCTGCATGCTTGGATTCTCTTGCAG ATCTTCCTCTCTTGTCAAACTTGAATCTTAATAGATGCAATATTACCGACGACGGCTGTGAAAAGTTTTCAC GGCTGGAAAATTTGAAAGTACTCAACTTGGGATTTAATGATATTACTGATGCATGTTTAGCACACTTGAAAG CAGTATTGACAAAGTTGGAGAGCTTGAACCTTGATTCATGTAGGATTGGTGATGAAGGGTTGATCAACTTGGCAG GCCATAGGCAACTGAAGTGCTTGGTATTGTCTGATACAGAAGTTGGAGATACTGGGTTACACCATTTGTCAG GATTGTCTGGCCTGGAGAAAATAAATCTGTCATTCACTGTGGTTAGTGATAGTGGTTTAAGGAAACTGTGTGGACTCACATCTCTTAAGTCACTTAATTTGGATGCTCACCAAATTACTGATGCTGGACTGGCAGCCCTTACAA GTTTGACTGGGCTTACTGACCTTGATTTATTCGGTGCCCGAATCACAGATTATGGAACAAATTATCTGAGAA AATTTAAGAACCTGAGGTCCTTGGAGATATGTGGTGGAGGATTGACTGATGCCGGTGTGAAAAATATTAGAGCGCTTTCTTGTCTTATGTGCCTAAACTTATCACAAAACTGCAACCTTACGGACAAAAGCCTGGAGTCAATTTCAG GGCTTACTCGATTAATCTCTTTGAATGTTTCAAATTCTCGCATCACCAACTCTGGTCTGCAGCATTTGAGAACACTGAAGAACTTGAGGTCTCTGACATTGGAATCCTGCAAGGTGACAGCATATGACATAAAGAAACTAAGATCAACACACCTCCCGAATCTGGTCAGCTTCCGGCCAGAATAG
- the LOC107617727 gene encoding F-box/LRR-repeat protein 14 isoform X2, with protein sequence MGGACSRKPERDSEDSPCRGLSRRFCKSGSLKWWTSSFAYPSVDFHLRKGDCPSLLELCIKKINEQFLFQQDIDRYNSFSMLPRDISQQIFNKLVCSQRLTSVSLEAFRDCALQDLDLGEYAGVNDSWMDVISSQGSSLLSVDLSGSDVTDFGLSYLKYCENLLSLNLNYCDQISDHGLECISGLSNLTSLSLRRNDSISAQGMSILSGLVNLVKLDLERCPGIHGGLVHIQGLTKLQSLNIKWCNCITDSDMKPLSELVCLESLEISCSKVTNFGISFLKGLQKLSLLNLEGCLVTAACLDSLADLPLLSNLNLNRCNITDDGCEKFSRLENLKVLNLGFNDITDACLAHLKVLTKLESLNLDSCRIGDEGLINLAGHRQLKCLVLSDTEVGDTGLHHLSGLSGLEKINLSFTVVSDSGLRKLCGLTSLKSLNLDAHQITDAGLAALTSLTGLTDLDLFGARITDYGTNYLRKFKNLRSLEICGGGLTDAGVKNIRALSCLMCLNLSQNCNLTDKSLESISGLTRLISLNVSNSRITNSGLQHLRTLKNLRSLTLESCKVTAYDIKKLRSTHLPNLVSFRPE encoded by the exons ATGGGGGGAGCGTGTTCTAGGAAGCCCGAGCGGGATTCTGAAGATAGTCCATGTAGAGGACTTTCACGAAGATTTTGCAAAAGTGGGAGTTTGAAATGGTGGACATCCTCGTTCGCTTATCCTTCTGTAGATTTCCATTTACGGAAAGGAGATTGTCCATCGCTGTTGGAGTTGTGCATCAAGAAAATAAATGAG caatttttatTTCAACAGGATATTGACAGATATAATTCATTTTCTATGCTGCCTCGGGATATAAGTCagcaaatttttaataaattggtTTGTTCCCAACGCCTAACCAGCGTTTCCCTTGAAGCTTTTCGAGATTGTGCGCTTCAG GACCTTGACTTGGGTGAATATGCCGGTGTTAATGATTCTTGGATGGATGTCATCTCATCACAGGGTTCATCATTACTTTCCGTGGATCTTTCTGGGTCTGATGTCactgattttgggctgagttacCTAAAATATTGTGAAAATCTCCTTTCCTTAAATCTAAATTACTGTGATCAAATCTCGGATCATGGACTGGAGTGCATCAGTG GTCTGTCAAACTTGACAAGTTTGAGCCTCAGAAGAAATGATTCAATATCTGCTCAAGGAATGAGTATCTTGTCTGGTCTTGTTAATTTAGTCAAGTTGGACTTGGAGAGATGTCCTGGGATTCATGGAGGCCTGGTTCACATTCAAG GTTTAACCAAGTTGCAATCACTCAATATTAAATGGTGCAATTGCATAACCGATTCTGATATGAAGCCTCTATCAG AGTTGGTGTGTTTGGAGAGTCTTGAGATTTCTTGCAGTAAAGTCACTAATTTTGGCATCAGCTTTCTAAAAG GATTGCAAAAGCTTTCCTTACTAAACTTGGAAGGGTGCCTTGTAACAGCTGCATGCTTGGATTCTCTTGCAG ATCTTCCTCTCTTGTCAAACTTGAATCTTAATAGATGCAATATTACCGACGACGGCTGTGAAAAGTTTTCAC GGCTGGAAAATTTGAAAGTACTCAACTTGGGATTTAATGATATTACTGATGCATGTTTAGCACACTTGAAAG TATTGACAAAGTTGGAGAGCTTGAACCTTGATTCATGTAGGATTGGTGATGAAGGGTTGATCAACTTGGCAG GCCATAGGCAACTGAAGTGCTTGGTATTGTCTGATACAGAAGTTGGAGATACTGGGTTACACCATTTGTCAG GATTGTCTGGCCTGGAGAAAATAAATCTGTCATTCACTGTGGTTAGTGATAGTGGTTTAAGGAAACTGTGTGGACTCACATCTCTTAAGTCACTTAATTTGGATGCTCACCAAATTACTGATGCTGGACTGGCAGCCCTTACAA GTTTGACTGGGCTTACTGACCTTGATTTATTCGGTGCCCGAATCACAGATTATGGAACAAATTATCTGAGAA AATTTAAGAACCTGAGGTCCTTGGAGATATGTGGTGGAGGATTGACTGATGCCGGTGTGAAAAATATTAGAGCGCTTTCTTGTCTTATGTGCCTAAACTTATCACAAAACTGCAACCTTACGGACAAAAGCCTGGAGTCAATTTCAG GGCTTACTCGATTAATCTCTTTGAATGTTTCAAATTCTCGCATCACCAACTCTGGTCTGCAGCATTTGAGAACACTGAAGAACTTGAGGTCTCTGACATTGGAATCCTGCAAGGTGACAGCATATGACATAAAGAAACTAAGATCAACACACCTCCCGAATCTGGTCAGCTTCCGGCCAGAATAG